The Clavelina lepadiformis chromosome 1, kaClaLepa1.1, whole genome shotgun sequence genome segment ATCACAACCTTAAACTTAACCAAACGGCCAACAATCTCCCTGCTGCAGTTATGCTACGTTTTCGCCCACCACCTGTAGAAATCACTCCATGCTCGTGACCCCAGCTTAAAAAGTGAAGGGGAATCCCGATAAGGTGGCGTCAACGACGCGCCACACAATGGAGAATGAATGGATGAATGTTTATATCGTTTAAACTCATGTGACCGACACAAAAACCTTCGAAGTGATTAAGATCAGTGAGTTTCACCTGTAAAAAAAACCTTAGTAGAAACTTAGTAAACTAAGTTTACTACCTAATCGGAAGGTAGATTACCTGGAGTTATAAAGTGTTTTACTGTAATCACAGGAAACTATGACGTGTCTAACAGCTAACGTATTTAAGTTCTAACCGCTGCGCTTCATGTCgcttatatatttatttcgtTGTGATGTGTTTTCCTGTACTAACCAGAAAAGCTGTGTATATTACTATGGGTTGACAGTTGACACCCAAAACAATTCATCATTAATATTACTTCTCTTCTCATATATCCCTTTTTAATTTGCACCTTCAGATATGTTGCCATGCAGGAAGTGGCTATTCAGCTGTCGGCACTTCATGTGTAGCGACACCCtgtaattaaaatattatcatCAGGTCTCTCGTAAATGTATTATAATTATCAATGTTTCTATTTCCTCTCACAAGcgttttgtgtaaaagattctTACCGTGTACTCTCCACAGGCAAACTGAACGAGACTCGGGTCCtgtggatttttttcttccaTCCAAACTCAGAAGTCGATTCCATCATGACGGTGACATAACGCTTATTTTCTGCCAAACTATCagcttaacttttgttttatattaaagtgtttaaattatgttttttttgtaatttgggtttggtggcaGTGCTGACAcgttaacttttttacatttgcaTATTAGTTCGTAATGCACATTTTTGCCCTTGAGGCCTTGCTACATTTGCCTGTctaatttgtggaaattattaTCATAACTACTAACATGTTTGCGACCACATGGAAGAcgaaatataaaatgaatgaCCTGACATGCGACACTACTGCAACATCATACTAAACATTATTTCCAGCTTGTTTGCCATTTTATGTGATAGAATacttaacaaaatatatcttaaaaagttgaatacCACTGCAGTATAAACAAATCAACCACCAGAATAGTTTTCCATAAAGCACTACAAAAACATTGTACCAACCAATGTAACGCTACACATAACAAACCGAAGTGTATTACTAGTTACCACTCACTCTAAGAAGCTagatgcaaatattttaaaaaggaGTAATATGTTTAACAGGTTTGAATACATCTAACGACAGATTATGCTATTGCAGAATATTAATGATTATTGCACaaagcaaattattttgtaattgaagtCAAACCGCAACTAGTAACAAAAATAGCCGGATGATACCTAGTAAAAAAGCTAATGTGTAAGCTACAGCGTACATTAATGCAACATGCAAAATGAGAATGGTTCTAatgcaaataattttacaaaccattaaaatatTGCATAGCAGATTGTGaaaaaatctaacaaaaaaattaatttacacAAATATTTGCAACCAGACGCCAAACTTACACCAGTTAATGATCAACGCAATTAGACTTAACTATCATCTAAAATCATCAGTATCTCTAAAACACACCAGTGACAAGGTAAAGCGTGGTAGATCAACGTACTGCATTAATGCAAATATTGCACTTTCCACTTACATTGTTTCGGAAAGTCATCAAGGTTATTAGTATTAAACTTCTATGTACACTGCAGGCTGATGAATGTGTTTGTTCCAAAATAATATTGcaattacattattattactaCAGGCAGCGTTATTAacctttcaaaaaaattttataatggAAAACGCAGAACTTCacggaaaaaaattttttcacgACACAGATATCCACCTTGTTCAGTTGATTTTACAACAGTGCTCATTTTGAGTAGTTCTGTAGGACTATGCGAGTGCGaagtaataaaatattgaagaAAGCAGGGGTCATCGGGTACTCTAAACTCACAGTAAAATCGCAAAGATACAGTTGGCTTAATTTTAGCAATATTAGCCAGTAAACCAGCATACACATCATCAATGTATAGCAATGGTAGGGAAGATGCTTGTGCAAACAGCAGTTGTAACGAATGCAGTGATAATACATAACCAGCTCCGGGGCAGTAATCAGGAAAGTAAAGCCCACTGTAAACAGAATATGGAACGTAATATTTGCTGGAAGGATTTCGAATAGGAGGCGATCCTGAATGAACACAACCTaggtataaatttttttccttaaaTTTAACTAAGTAAGTGACAAGGTTTTGAACATGAACAAAAACATCATCATCAGTGGTCATGAAATACTTAGCGCTGGTACAATATTTAGTAACCCACTTAAATTGTCCGATGAGCTTATAAGTTAAGGTGTAAAAGCTTTCAACCACATTTATTTGCACGATATCATGGTGTTTGCTATTTTCATGGACCAGTTTTCGCTGAACATCTGTAATCGTTTTCTCTGCAAGACCGACGATAAACATTACAATGAACTCATAAGCTGCATCGATCTTCCAAGTTTGAGAATCGCCCCAACTTCTTCTAATGGCAGCGCGCTGttcaaaatttgttgcttGGCTCTTCACAAATATTACCAGAA includes the following:
- the LOC143446775 gene encoding lactosylceramide 1,3-N-acetyl-beta-D-glucosaminyltransferase-like — protein: MPSSYSVARFFLPKSLKISLLLFSFCFMFCVHNIAIVNRSFVLHSIVASVARYIRIPTSNEIHQNPAFGVVSFDIFNLDYKINNVTCCVVKKPFLVIFVKSQATNFEQRAAIRRSWGDSQTWKIDAAYEFIVMFIVGLAEKTITDVQRKLVHENSKHHDIVQINVVESFYTLTYKLIGQFKWVTKYCTSAKYFMTTDDDVFVHVQNLVTYLVKFKEKNLYLGCVHSGSPPIRNPSSKYYVPYSVYSGLYFPDYCPGAGYVLSLHSLQLLFAQASSLPLLYIDDVYAGLLANIAKIKPTVSLRFYCEFRVPDDPCFLQYFITSHSHSPTELLKMSTVVKSTEQGGYLCREKIFFREVLRFPL